AGTGCATTCCGTGACActaaaggagtaggtaatgatgaTTGGATGGGTTTCAATGAAGGTGACATACTACTCATTGCACGAAAAATGGTATCATTATTTGAAGATGGCAACCATTGTGCACCATGCTTATCTTTAAGAAAAGATTGAGTGCATGAAGTTGTAGGTGCAGGTAATATCGGAGATTCAACATCTTGTGTCAGCAAATTTACATATGGAGCCATTTCCTTACTGGTGAAGATGTTATTGCCCTCCTGACAATTGACAACTGATTCTCGTACAATGTATAGATGAACCATAGTATTTGGGTACTCAGCTGCTAAAGAAAATATCAAATCCATTCCCTCTTCGTTCATTATTAGTAATGGGCAAAATTTGAAACCCCACGGTCCATGATCAGGATATTTGCAGATGAGCTTCAAATCTATAGTTATTGTATCCACTCCAATATATGAGTGTATATTACTTAGTAAGTCTCCAAATCTTATCCTGTGGTTGATTGTAACTATCTTGCCAATTGGGCCTATAAATCCCAAATCAGGATAATATTGGATATGACCATCCCAATATAAAGCAAGTTTCAATGGATGTTGAAGATCCATTAAAACATATGCTAACAAGCCTTCAAATGCAATGTAAACTACAGTCAATTCATCTCGAATGTTGAAAAATACTATAAATAAAAAGTATATTTTAAAACCAGTCATATCTTGTAAATGTAGGTAACTCCTAAACTTCTAAACTGTCCACAGGTATTACGTTCTATACTGTGAAAGaatctttcaaaaataaaagtcTATAGTAGTCTcttatttcttttcattttgacATGACCACACATTAATTTAGATTAATATCTATAGTGCCAACATTCATATTCGCCAATAACCAATAAAgaataagaaaatatttcaagaACGACCTAACAATAACTGAAAGAGAGTAGACATACATGTATCAAAAGTGTTGAATGTAATATGCTGCTACGTTTTGTATCTAAACTCTTGCATGTATCTAAGTCTTGAGAATTTAAAAAAAGCACACAAGAACGCACACAACACATGCAGTGGGTGGCTCAGAAGGcaagttgttggactgattaACAAAATCCCCTGCTCCTCTTCTAACAAAATCATGGTTCAGACCAGTTAAATTGACATTAAGTACATTCTTACAAGTAAACTGAGAGAAAGTTAGATATCTTCAAATAAATTAACTGAATGCTAACTACACTgacatgtaaaaaaaaaaaaaagaaaattcgaaaACAAGGTGAAAAATATATCTCCTGCTTCAGTTTTGAAGTAATCTCCAGCAAAGTGTACAAGGTGTGGAGTCTAATTTAGCATCTTGACATAATCATCTCATATTATGGTCTGTTGGGGATATCTTTTCCCAAATCTTTTACTTTTTGTCTGCTGGGGTTTGCTGGATTGCTTAATTCCTTTGTATTCtataattcattattgtgcaaGAGATTATGGATCAATACATTTTTGAATCTAAGTGATGCATTACTGGGTGATGTAAAAAATTTATGAATTCAAGTAGTAATAGATCCGGATTTTAGAAGTTTAATTCATGATGCATTAGTTGATGGCACGTACTTTGTCTTTTTCTATAAATGTACGGGATGCATATTGCTCTATACTATTTTGATTGCTTCACCCTTCTTATTGGTTTCAAGAACAACAGGAAGCAAAAATTCCAACCTTGGAAGCTCAACATATAAAAGTATACTAGTAGAAGAAATGTCATAAACACACGGAAGCCATTTATATTTCAACCAAAAATAgtgtatgaaaaaaaaagaaaaagaaattcagCACTCACTTTGAAGAGAATGAATACTCTGGCAACAATTTATCCTTTGAATCTGCAAAAAAATAAACTTACTTTAAgtttgagggaaaaaaaaaatttcagcacttacttgagagggaaaaagaaagaaagaaagaaacctgaGAGTAGATGATCTGtagaatttgagaaaattccagaatctctTTGTCTAATACTCTCGCCCTTTGTAGGGTATCTTCCTCTGTCAATAAACCCCAAAGAATCATCTCAGGTTTGCTTTTTGctctttaaaataattaaatgcaTCCATTACATAAACCCTAAATTTGGGATTTTAAGTATTACCTGATAATATGCCTAATTAGCTCAGCAGTCTCCCAATCACCACCCTTGCTCTTACGTTGGCTGCGAATGTGGGATAAGATGTAAGAAAAAATTGAATGGGTGGTGCGTTTTGTTTGGCGCCTGAAGAAGTTAGGGTAGAAAAAGAGAGGGATTGAGGGGAAATTAGTTTTTAGACCCCTTATGAAGTACCGGGGAGTAGAACAGGCTTCTTAGATATGCTAAACAACTCATTTAGCAAATGcgtttttttattaataaacgTATTTCAGAAATGGGTTTTAAGGACCAAAAACGCATTCATCCTATGAGACTTTTTAAAATAAGGCATTCTAATAATGcgttatttaaccaatttttttatattaaaataaattGATGAAAATTGAAATAACGCATTTGACAATTGcgattttatttataaaaacgCATTTCCTGGATGCGTTTTTCATCCTTTGGGAAGATACTAAAAAATCACCACCCTTTGGGAAGTTAGTTTAAAAAGTCACACTTTTTGGGAATTTACTCACAATTTGCTAGCAGAAGATTCCAGACAAGAAGATACAGTTTTAGTAGATATGCTGCTTAACAGAATTTGTAACAGAAATGTAACTAACTTCCTCCGGCTACTAACCGCCTCTCTCTGACACGTCAGCCATGCAGTtactcatttgatcaatcatgATTTCACATCATCATGATCATGACACAAAACCATCTCAATTTGTCAGAGAAGCAAAAATGCTCAGTATAAAACTTCACAAGTTTGATGAATTTCATGGTAAGTACTCAATGCAACAATAATCTTTCTTGGGAAACAAGAAACATATCCTTTACAACAAATTACTACCATCACAGAATGTGTGTAGCGGAATCTTTCGAATTGTCTAGTTTTTCATGGATATTATTACCAGCTAATAGAGCAATTCGGAGGCATTCTTGGCCTACTTTGAAGATAGTCAAAGATGAGTTTTTAGGATGAATCTGATATCTATGACGTGGATAAGACAGGAGGAATAATCAAAGGGCTAAATTTTGTCCAGAAAACCAGATCTGAAAATGAGTGGAGGCTGGCATTTTCTGGACAAGTGATAGGCTGGTTTTGGTCCATTAATCTAATTTagtaggaatttttttttactaaatgcCCTCCTAGAGTTGGAAATCTGAATCGTATATATGGATTCTACGCGCCAGGCACATGACTATGATCATTGTTTAATCTCAGTTGTGATTAGACAACAATTCCACAATCAATTTTCCTAATCTATTTTAATTCCTCTGGCCGTTGGACAATCTCACTCAAATAGCTTCGGGTATtctataaattaaatttcattgaaaTCATCAATTGCTTTCTCGTTTTTATGTTTTTCTGTAGTATTTGATTAGAGAAAACTCAAATCGCTTTAGGTATtctataaattaaatttcattaaaCTTTCTCAATTGCTTTctcatttttatgtttttttgtatttgattattttttctCTAGTAGGTACACATACTTAtcttctttgaattttttttttcactgtaAGTAAGATTCAAAGCCGACTTACATGTTAAAAAGGGACTTACCATgaatagggatggcaatggggcgcGGGGGCTCACGGGGCGGGGGCTGGGGCGGGGGGAATTTTTCCCCtcgcttagaaacggggcggggggcgggggagtatacccccgccccgccacccgcaaaacaaaaaaaattgtatatatataaatatatataaatgactatatattatatgtaagttaattagttataaacttatgataatgatattattagttagatgtattatataatgtatattagtttatgtaatataattgatattatcaattatatgaataattatacatgtctactaatagaatttattaattagttatactaaatttactaatacatttatactaaatttctaattacacttaatagaataacacttttttctcaaaaaaaaagcacaaacacaatgatgaattagtgattgcatttgtactaaaagtgaaaatttgactattttagttatatttatttcatcatattggattgtattcaaataacttctgtttgattgtttttatgagtttcaattgtaaaattacaatgaataataatttggtgatgtgttgatattttagtacttgattatttattaaaatttaattataataaaattatataataaaattttattaaccccgcggggcACCCGCAGGGGAAGCGGGGGaaggcggggcggggcggggcggggggagcAAGAGGCGGGGGACGGGACGGGGGACGGGGGAGgagtcccccgccccaaccccgccccgttgccatccctgaccatgaacatataaaaacagagacCCGACTCTCGCAACCCCTGACCTATAGTCAAAGATTTACTTACTAtgaacatataaaaacagagacCCGACTCTCGCAGCACCTATCAGAGGTTTTGGTGTCAAACGCAGTAAAAGTGGTTAAACCCTAAAAGTTTTACGCCGTCTATAGATAGGGAGAGACATTTCCCCAGTTGCACCTCACTATGGTTTGATGACCACGATGGGGAGGAGCAGGTCACCACCAGCCGGTAAGCTGAGGAACAAACGGCAGACGAAGAAAGCAAGCGTTGCTGATCCCTTGGTAGAAGAGAGATCATGCATCTATTTTCTTGCGGAGGAGGAATGTGATTATCCTCACCAAAAAGAGTTTTGGTTTGCAATTGATTTAAATGCTGCCAACAGGAAAGGTGGCTACGGCAGCGGGCGTGCAGGTACTGGTCTTTGTGCTCGGAAACTGGAGATGCGATATCCACTCCAAGGCGTCCACCTTGTTACTTTCGGATCATATACGACCCTGATTTACGGTTTGGGAGGCTCAATCTTCGTGCCTGACCCATCGTGTCCTCGCATTGAACGCCAGAAAATCTTGCGCTCCATCTACTTCCACGATACCGCAAATCCGGCGAGGGGGTGGTTCAAAGGTCCTGATATGATTGCAACCAGACGTAAGCCCCGTCACCAAATAGTTGACGGCAAGCTTTGCGTGCTGGGAGGCGTAGCCTTATCTGATGATGAATTGGATTGTTGTGATCAACCTCGTTATGTATGGGGTGAGTATCTGGATTTGTCGCTGCCCTTTTCGGAATGGAAATGGCATCCACTGGATGTACCACCTGGCGACTCTGGCGGCCTCCTTTCGGAGTGGGAATCTCTCTCAGCCTCTAAGTTTCCTGTcatgaagggaaaatttgaTCCCCAGCGCCACGTCTTGGCTCACATAGGTTGGCCTCAGCAAATTACTGTATGCTATGATGTCCATAGTAAATTATTGAGAAGAGTTTCTGATTCTGGTGCGCTGAGCTCGTATGTTGGGCACGCCATGTTTGTGGACGGCCACTACGTATTCATACCTGACGCAACAGCCGTGGTAGCCATCGGGGTGTTTCACGACCACAAAGAGGCGCTCTCAGTACCTTGGTTCCACGGTTTTGTCCAGGGTATGTATGGAAATTGTGGTCGCCTTCCTCCTCCTCGTTATCTTGGTCCTGATGGTTGGCCTATTATTCCCGAAGACCCTGATGCATTTCTGCTCGTGCCAATTGCTCCCTTTAAATATGCTACGCTTTGGTCCCCTCATGTCAATCGAgatcaagagaaagagaaatCCTGTGTTGTTAGATTGTCTGTGTTCGC
The Coffea arabica cultivar ET-39 chromosome 6c, Coffea Arabica ET-39 HiFi, whole genome shotgun sequence genome window above contains:
- the LOC140007997 gene encoding uncharacterized protein — encoded protein: MTTMGRSRSPPAGKLRNKRQTKKASVADPLVEERSCIYFLAEEECDYPHQKEFWFAIDLNAANRKGGYGSGRAGTGLCARKLEMRYPLQGVHLVTFGSYTTLIYGLGGSIFVPDPSCPRIERQKILRSIYFHDTANPARGWFKGPDMIATRRKPRHQIVDGKLCVLGGVALSDDELDCCDQPRYVWGEYLDLSLPFSEWKWHPLDVPPGDSGGLLSEWESLSASKFPVMKGKFDPQRHVLAHIGWPQQITVCYDVHSKLLRRVSDSGALSSYVGHAMFVDGHYVFIPDATAVVAIGVFHDHKEALSVPWFHGFVQGMYGNCGRLPPPRYLGPDGWPIIPEDPDAFLLVPIAPFKYATLWSPHVNRDQEKEKSCVVRLSVFAASPPASPRLHSTILRSRLEVSDEHLELGLPANVHILAAVAVLPSYPSTHDLPKNDVLTEAAVNECERDVDHSEDAPFLSTTWPAEFCNELWPENASDAVCVGDENVLLA